One Mycosarcoma maydis chromosome 9, whole genome shotgun sequence DNA window includes the following coding sequences:
- a CDS encoding uncharacterized protein (related to Cell division control protein 18), giving the protein MPSTPSRRLARTASDQVLLSSSPSTRSTLATTPTRQSAALSASSRKRSRNDIDFDLEDASLPTSPLSRMRLKTPTPRRTSSLQQLDSPSTSHYTPSWIADEESTSYFPVSSQDSAQSSLFDTHSISESSSALTSCCSSDHDVSASVKSVLLESASQQKYSSVYAHARALLRYAAGVDPAETEAGLTITNAAICKLGGHHVKVVGRESERVAIQLFLQSTFGLFAEAPKRAASLNVELDGDAEAACLYVCGLPGTGKTALVRSVLNSLSETVVCSSTSPSLPRVAFVNCMTLSHPRLIFAKVLQALGSNAAEGQSDAFAEQALSTLIRDGNQRILIVLDEMDHLLQSRAHQNILYKIFSWTCKSNAAAATSGARGGAACGLIGIANSLDLTERFVPLLASKGASPALLHFRPFDADEIVSVIRDRLSALYERYDDQDNETVAAERCAEHDSLALFTPTAVELLAKRIAAATGDLRKALDAARLAVELVENEQRKKALAQVEAERVKAHRTLASAEPGEAAVDASTTATAESITSVQVDQPDNASAARAKLLCHLTRTSAPKVGATQILKVLTSVLGSPNLSKVRALGVHPKLVLLSILISRARAEQGLSVLGSGSSGSSGSRLSSTCSATRIADVEATYHAILRQEHGLFTPLEASELLDVFDMLEVNGVIRISSQVETLTTPSGSALTTSSVVSPSGKRAAKKQLLASSRHVYLAMSADDVERGICTCSASVSSTALVAGASVAVAETIARIWAREKDRAVKAKVYQSIAQETARIRQDELGGGRMGVPVGSF; this is encoded by the coding sequence ATGCCGAGCACACCTTCGAGACGCCTAGCACGCACCGCTTCAGATCAAGTGCTTCTCAGTTCTTCGCCCAGCACTCGCAGCACACTGGCAACCACACCCACACGTCAATCTGCGGCTCTATCAGCTTCAAGCAGAAAGCGATCACGCAACGACATCGACTTTGACCTTGAAGACGCATCTCTCCCCACCAGCCCTCTCTCTCGCATGCGGCTCAAGACTCCTACCCCCAGACGCACTTCGTcattgcagcagctcgacagTCCGAGCACGTCACACTACACACCAAGCTGGATTGCTGACGAAGAGTCTACATCCTATTTTCCCGTCTCCTCGCAAGATTCGGCGCAAAGCTCTCTGTTTGACACTCACAGCATCTCCGAGAGTTCCTCTGCACTCACGTCCTGTTGCTCTTCTGACCACGACGTGTCCGCCTCAGTGAAATctgtgctgctcgaatcCGCAAGCCAGCAAAAGTACTCGAGCGTCTACGCACATGCAAGAGCACTGCTTCGATACGCGGCTGGTGTCGATCCGGCTGAGACTGAGGCGGgcctcaccatcaccaacgctgccatctgcaagctcggcggACACCACGTCAAGGTAGTTGGTCGCGAGTCGGAGCGCGTCGCCATCCAGCTCTTCTTGCAGTCAACGTTTGGTCTTTTTGCTGAGGCGCCCAAGAGAGCTGCCAGTCtcaatgtcgagctcgatggcgatgcCGAAGCCGCCTGCCTCTACGTCTGCGGTCTGCCAGGAACAGGAAAGACAGCGCTCGTTCGCTCCGTTCTCAACAGTCTTTCTGAAACCGTGGTTTGCTCGTCAACCTCTCCCAGCTTGCCTCGTGTCGCGTTTGTGAATTGCATGACGCTGTCGCATCCACGTCTGATCTTTGCCAAGGTTTTGCAGGCGCTCGGCTCCAACGCTGCTGAAGGGCAGTCAGACGCGTTTGCCGAGCAGGCGCTGTCGACCTTGATCCGCGACGGTAACCagcgcatcctcatcgttctcgacgagatggaccATCTGCTGCAGAGCCGTGCTCATCAGAACATCCTCTACAAGATTTTCTCGTGGACTTGCAAGTCtaacgctgctgctgctaccagCGGTGCTCGTGGAGGTGCCGCTTGCGGTCTGATTGGTATCGCCAATTCGCTCGACCTCACCGAACGCTTTGTACCGCTACTGGCGAGCAAAGGTGCTTCGCCAGCCTTGCTGCACTTTCGTCCGTTTGATGCCGATGAGATCGTCTCGGTGATTCGTGACAGGCTTTCTGCGCTGTATGAACGCTACGATGATCAGGACAACGAGACTGTCGCTGCTGAACGATGCGCAGAGCACGACTCGCTCGCGCTGTTTACTCCTACTGCAGTCGAGCTACTCGCCAAGAGGATCGCCGCGGCCACTGGCGACTTGCGAAAGGCACTCGATGCTGCACGTCTGGCTGTCGAATTGGTCGAAAACGAGCAACGCAAAAAGGCGCTGGCGCAGGTcgaagctgagcgagtCAAAGCACATCGGACTTTGGCATCGGCAGAGCCGGGCGAAGCAGCCGTAGACGCTTCGaccactgccactgctgaGTCGATCACGTCCGTACAAGTCGATCAACCTGACAACGCCAGCGCAGCACGAGCCAAGCTGTTGTGCCACTTGACCCGCACCTCTGCACCGAAAGTGGGCGCGACACAGATTCTCAAAGTGCTCACATCGGTGCTCGGCTCTCCGAACCTCTCGAAAGTGCGCGCGCTGGGTGTGCATCCCAAGCTGGTCCTTCTATCCATCCTCATCAGCCGAGCTAGAGCTGAGCAGGGATTGAGCGTGCTaggcagtggcagcagtggcagcagtgGCAGTCGCTTATCGAGCACTTGCTCTGCTACGCGCATCGCCGATGTGGAAGCCACGTACCACGCGATCCTTCGACAAGAGCATGGCCTATTTACCCCACTCGAGGCgtccgagctgctcgacgtgtTCGACATGCTTGAAGTGAACGGGGTGATTCGGATTTCCAGCCaagtcgagacgctcacTACGCCTTCCGGTAGCGCGCTGACCACGAGCAGCGTTGTTAGCCCGAGCGGTAAACGCGCGGCTAAAAAGCAACTTctggcgagcagcagacacGTCTACTTGGCCATGAGCGCGGATGACGTCGAACGTGGGATCTGCACTTGTAGTGCCAGCGTCAGTTCGACTGCCTTGGTCGCGGGTGCAAGTGTCGCTGTGGCCGAGACAATCGCTAGGATTTGGGCGAGGGAGAAGGATCGCGcggtcaaggccaaggtTTACCAAAGCATTGCTCAGGAAACCGCCAGGATCAGACAGGACGAATTGGGCGGTGGAAGAATGGGTGTCCCCGTCGGCAGCTTCTAG
- a CDS encoding putative PNO1 protein, with product MVASSSSKHTSGASSSTSKAKKGGATKAGLVGTANRASTGEANGEAVLKHSKPFGEEDSDDDVDVDVDVQDETFHTAASVEGDDDELMIGESCTAGASGASTGTNDGSSGSVRKPKFEPLSSTAASSLTAVAKGQLRKIAIPPHRLTPLKNEWHKIYTPLVEMASLQVRMNVAKKCVELKSSRYTSEQGMLQKGADFVKAFALGFEADDAIALLRMDDLFIDTFEIKDVKTLQGDNLSRAIGRIAGKDGRTRFAIENASRTRLVIADTKIHILGNFANIKIARDAVVALIRGSPPGKVYANLKTIGARQRQRA from the coding sequence ATGGTTGCAAgttcgtcgagcaagcacACAAGTGGCGCATCCTCGTCCACGAGCAAGGCGAAAAAAGGGGGTGCGACAAAAGCGGGACTTGTTGGTACTGCCAATCGAGCTTCAACGGGAGAGGCGAATGGTGAGGCAGTGCTAAAGCATAGCAAGCCTTTTGGTGAGGAGGACTCGGATGACGATGTGGACGTGGATGTAGATGTGCAAGATGAGACGTTTCACACGGCAGCATCTGTAGAgggcgatgatgacgagttGATGATTGGCGAATCTTGCACGGCGGGTGCGAGTGGCGCTTCTACAGGTACGAATGATGGTTCCTCGGGTTCGGTGAGGAAACCCAAGTTTGAACCGCTCTCGTCCACCGCTGCATCTTCGCTGACCGCTGTAGCTAAGGGACAGCTGCGCAAGATTGCGATTCCACCCCACCGACTTACACCGCTCAAGAATGAGTGGCACAAGATCTACACGCCGCTGGTGGAAATGGCGTCTCTGCAAGTGCGAATGAATGTAGCTAAGAAATgtgtcgagctcaagtcgTCTCGGTATACGAGCGAACAGGGAATGTTGCAGAAAGGAGCGGATTTCGTCAAAGCGTTTGCTCTCGGATTCGAGGCGGACGACGCTatcgcgctgctgcgcatgGACGATCTGTTCATCGACACATTCGAGATCAAAGACGTAAAGACACTCCAGGGCGACAATCTTTCGCGAGCGATTGGTCGGATTGCAGGTAAAGACGGTCGTACACGTTTCGCCATTGAAAACGCCAGCCGAACGCGCCTCGTGATCGCCGACACCAAAATTCACATCCTCGGCAACTTTGCCAACATCAAAATCGCCAGAGACGCTGTCGTAGCCCTGATCAGAGGTAGTCCCCCCGGCAAAGTCTACGCTAACCTCAAAACCATCGGCGCAAGACAGAGACAAAGAGCCTAG
- a CDS encoding mRNA polyadenylate-binding protein PAB1, whose amino-acid sequence MSSTESPVPAAAAPAEAVPASTPAPAAEQPAVGNGEQRNNADAANNTSLYVGELDPSVTEAMLFEIFSMIGTVASIRVCRDAVTRRSLGYAYVNFLNAADGERAMEQLNYSLIRNRPCRIMWSQRDPALRRTGQGNIFIKNLDAGIDNKALHDTFAAFGNILSCKVATNETGSLGYGFVHYETAEAAEAAIKHVNGMLLNDKKVYVGHHIPRKERQAKIEETRANFTNVYAKNVDPEVTDDEFEKLFTKFGKITSCVLQRDEDGKSKGFGFVNFEDHNEAQKAVDELHDSDFKGQKLFVARAQKKSEREEELRRSYEAAKNEKLAKFQGVNLYLKNIPESYDDERLREEFAPFGAITSCKIMRAPSGVSRGFGFVCYSAPEEANKAVSEMNGKMLDNRPLYVALAQRKDVRRQQLEAQIMQRNQLRLQQQAAAQGMGYPGPGMYYPQPGAFPGQPGGMVPRPRYAPAGMMPQGMPMAPYGQPGQFPAGMMPQGYRPARPPRGAPNAAGGPAPPAGARPPTGVNGAPRPAGQPVPGQPMPRGPAARPAGRPEADQPGALTAAALAKASPEEQKQMLGEAIYPKVAASQPELAGKLTGMILELPVTELLHLLEESEALDAKVNEALEVLKEYQQNDSAGAEAEANAEAPKTEA is encoded by the coding sequence ATGTCGTCCACCGAGTCCCCCGTTcccgccgccgccgcccCTGCTGAGGCCGTCCCTGCCTCCACCCCCGCTCCCGCCGCCGAGCAGCCGGCTGTCGGCAAcggcgagcagcgcaacaaCGCCGATGCCGCCAACAACACCTCGCTCTACGTTGGTGAGCTTGACCCCTCGGTCACCGAAGCCATGCTCTTCGAGATCTTCAGCATGATCGGTACCGTCGCCAGCATCCGTGTCTGCCGTGACGCCGTCACCCGTCGCTCGCTCGGCTACGCTTACGTCAACTTCCTCAACGCTGCTGACGGTGAGCGCGCCATGGAGCAACTCAACTACTCGCTCATCCGCAACCGTCCCTGCCGTATCATGTGGTCCCAGCGTGACCCCGCCCTCCGACGCACCGGTCAGGGCAACATCTTTATCAAGAACCTCGACGCCGGTATCGACAACAAGGCTCTCCACGACACCTTTGCCGCTTTCGGTAACATTCTCTCCTGCAAGGTCGCCACCAACGAGACCGGCTCGCTCGGCTACGGTTTCGTCCACTACGAGACTGCTgaggctgccgaggctgccATCAAGCACGTCAACGGAATGCTTTTGAACGACAAGAAGGTCTACGTCGGTCACCACATCCCCCGCAAGGAGCGTcaggccaagatcgaggagaCCCGTGCCAACTTCACCAACGTCTACGCCAAAAACGTCGACCCCGAGgtcaccgacgacgagttcGAGAAGCTCTTTACCAAGTTCGGTAAGATCACCTCCTGCGTTCTCCAGCGTGACGAGGACGGCAAGTCCAAGGGCTTCGGCTTTGTCAACTTTGAAGACCACAACGAGGCGCAGAAGGCCGTTGACGAGCTCCACGACTCGGACTTCAAGGGCCAGAAGCTTTTCGTCGCTCGTGCCCAGAAAaagagcgagcgcgaggaggagctcCGCCGCTCGTACGAGGCCGCCAAGAACGAAAAGCTCGCCAAGTTCCAGGGCGTCAACCTCTACCTCAAGAACATCCCCGAGTcgtacgacgacgagcgtctGCGCGAGGAGTTTGCTCCCTTTGGTGCCATCACGTCGTGCAAGATCATGCGCGCTCCTTCGGGTGTTTCGCGTGGGTTTGGTTTCGTCTGCTACTCGGCTCCCGAAGAGGCCAACAAGGCGGTCTCTGAGATGAACggcaagatgctcgacaaCCGACCCCTTTACGTCGCGCTCGCCCAGCGCAAAGACGTGCGTcgccaacagctcgaggctCAGATCATGCAGCGCAACCAACTCCGtcttcagcagcaggcagctGCTCAGGGCATGGGCTACCCCGGCCCTGGCATGTACTACCCGCAGCCTGGCGCGTTTCCCGGCCAGCCTGGTGGAATGGTGCCGCGCCCTCGTTACGCCCCTGCCGGTATGATGCCTCAGGGCATGCCCATGGCGCCTTACGGTCAGCCCGGTCAGTTCCCTGCTGGCATGATGCCCCAGGGTTACCGTCCCGCTCGCCCGCCTCGCGGTGCTCCCAATGCTGCCGGCGGCCCTGCGCCTCCCGCCGGTGCTCGCCCGCCTACCGGTGTGAATGGCGCTCCGCGTCCCGCTGGTCAGCCGGTGCCCGGCCAGCCCATGCCGCGTGGCCCGGCCGCTCGCCCTGCCGGCCGTCCCGAGGCTGACCAGCCCGGTGCTCTGACCGCCGCTGCTCTTGCCAAAGCCAGTCCCgaggagcagaagcagatgcTTGGTGAGGCCATCTACCCCAAGGTTGCCGCCAGCCAGCCCGAGCTTGCCGGTAAGCTTACCGGTATGATCCTTGAGCTTCCCGTCACTGAACTCCTGCACCTTCTcgaggagagcgaggcgcTGGATGCAAAGGTCAACGAGGCTCTCGAGGTTCTCAAGGAGTACCAACAGAACGACTCTGCGGGTGCTGAAGCCGAAGCTAACGCCGAGGCTCCCAAGACTGAGGCTTGA